Part of the Apilactobacillus apisilvae genome is shown below.
AAGGACGTAGGAGGCTAACTTGTGCGCACTATTGGATGTGCGTTCAAGCAGCAAGTCAGTTGAAGAGTGAAATGCTTTTTAGCGGGTTGACAAGCTGTGATGAGGACCGAATTTAAGTAGGGAAGTAAGCCATGTCACACTACCGAGAAAAGTTTCTAGTGAGTAATTAACTACCCGTACCGCAAACCGACACAGGTAGTCGAGGAGAGTATCCTAAGGTGAGCGAGTGAACTCTCGTTAAGGAACTCGGCAAAATGACCCCGTAACTTCGGGAGAAGGGGTGCTGCACTACGTGCAGCCGCAGTGAAAAGGCTTAGACGACTGTTTATCAAAAACACAGGTTTCTGCAAAATCGTAAGATGAAGTATAGGGGCTGACGCCTGCCCGGTGCTGGAAGGTTAAGTGGATGAGTTAGCTTCGGCGAAGCTCAGAAACGAAGCCCCAGTAAACGGCGGCCGTAACTATAACGGTCCTAAGGTAGCGAAATTCCTTGTCGGGTAAGTTCCGACCCGCACGAAAGGCGTAACGATCTAAGCACTGTCTCAACGAGAGACTCGGTGAAATTGAGATACCTGTGAAGAAGCAGGTTACCCGCGACAGGACGGAAAGACCCCATGGAGCTTTACTGTAATTTGATATTGGGTGTTGACATAGCTTGTACAGGATAGGTAGGAGCCGTAGAAACCGGAACGCTAGTTTCGGTGGAGGCATTGTTGGGATACTACCCTCGCTGTGCTAACACTCTAACCCGCACCACTTATCGTGGTGGGAGACAGTGTCTGATTGGCAGTTTGACTGGGGCGGTCGCCTCCCAAATAGTAACGGAGGCGCCCAAAGGTTCCCTCAGAATGGTTGGAAATCATTCGCAGAGTGTAAAGGCACAAGGGAGCTTGACTGCGAGACAGACAGGTCGAGCAGGGACGAAAGTCGGGCTTAGTGATCCGGTGGTACCATATGGAAGGGCCATCGCTCAACGGATAAAAGCTACCCTGGGGATAACAGGCTTATCTCCCCCAAGAGTTCACATCGACGGGGAGGTTTGGCACCTCGATGTCGGCTCATCGCATCCTGGGGCTGTAGTTGGTCCCAAGGGTTGGGCTGTTCGCCCATTAAAGCGGTACGCGAGCTGGGTTCAGAACGTCGTGAGACAGTTCGGTCCCTATCCGTCGCGGGCGTAGGAAATTTGAGGGGAGCTATCTCTAGTACGAGAGGACCGAGATGGACATACCGCTGGTGTACCAGTTGTCCCGCCAGGGGCACAGCTGGGTAGCTATGTATGGCTGAGATAAACGCTGAAAGCATCTAAGTGTGAAACCCACCTCAAGATGAAATTTCCCATTCCTTTGTGGAAGTAAGACCCCTAAGAGATGATTAGGTAGATAGGCTAGAAGTGGAAGTGCAGCGATGTATGGAGCGGACTAGTACTAATTGGTCGAGGACTTAACCAAGTAAGGTTGTTCTCATTTAGAAATGATAATATCTAGTTTTGAAAGAACGAAGTTCTTTTAGAAAAATAGTGTGGTGGCGATAGCTAGAAGGATACACCTGTTCCCATGCCGAACACAGTAGTTAAGCTTCTAAACGCCGAGAGTAGTTAGAGGATCGCCTCTTGCAAGGGTAGGAAGTTGCCGCGCTTATTATTCCGAATTAGCTCAGTTGGTAGAGCACCTGACTGTTAATCAGGTTGTCGTCAGTTCGAGTCTGACATTCGGAGTACTGAAAAGTGCTAACTTCTTGGTTAGCACTTTTATATTATTAAAACCATTTTGCCGGCTTAGCTCAGTTGGTAGAGCATCGGTATCGTAAACCGGCGGTCACAGGTTCAAGTCCTGCAGCCGGCATAAAAGCCAAATTGTTTTTACTTTTTGGCTTTTTTATATACTTATATGTAATAAATATATGTTTAGGAGTGGTTATTACTTGAAAAAAAAATATAAATTTTTGGATGAAACTTTTAATAATCAACCTAATGGATTATCAACATTAATTTCTACTGAAACTTTTGAAAGGTTCACATACTATGGTACTAGAGCGACGTTATTATTCTATATGTATTATTCCTTAAAAGAAGGGGGGATTGGTTTAAATCTAGCTAATGCGATTTCCATTTTTTCTATTTTTGGATCATTAGTATATCTTTTTTCAGTATTGGGTGGTTATGTTAGTGATAGACTTTTGGGTAATTATAGAACAGTATCTTTAGGTGCTATTCTAATAATAATTGGTCAATTATTATTATCTTTACCATTATTCAAAATTCCACTATTGTTTATATCTATAATATTTTTAATTTTTGGAACTGGTTTACTTAAAACAACTATATCTTCAATAGTTGGTAACCTTTACGAAAATAAAGAATCTATGATGGATTCGGGATTTACATATTATTTATCGGGTGTAAATTTAGGAGCACTACTTGCTCCCATGATAATTGGATTTATAGGAACTCATATTAATTTTCACTTAGGATTTTTAGTTGGTGCAATATCCATGATTATCGGTTTTATTAATTACAAAGCTAATTCATATAAATATTATAATTCTAAAAATATGTATCCAATTAATCCAATTGAACCCAATGATTTAAAAAACTTATTTATAAGAATAATAATTGGTGTTTTCGGAATAACATTAATAACTATATTAATGTTTGAAATAGGATCTTTTAATATCAATAATATTATTACTATGATTAGTATTTTTATATTAATAGTTCCTATTTTATATTTTATCTTTATGTTTTTTAGCAGAAAAGTAAATGATATTGAAAAATCTAATCTAAGTATATACTCATTTTTCTTTATTTCAGCTACTATTTTTTGGATAATAGAAGAACAGGGACCTACTATTTTTGCAGTTATAGCAAATTTAAATTCAGATAATAATTTTTCACTTAATAAATATATTCTCATAATAATTTTATTTATTATTATGTCTATATTTATATTGTTATTAAGGAGTAGAAAAAATATAAATAAAATTACTATATTTTTTTCTATAGCTTTTATTTTTTTATCTATATTAATATATTGTTTTAAGAGTATTGATATTCATATTCCTTCTTCTTGGTACCAATCTTTAAATCCATTATTTATATTAATATACACTCCGTTATTTGCTAAGCTATGGTCTAAATTTAAATGCTCTGCATTTTTAAAATATTCAATTGGACTTTTCTTTGCAGGGATTGGTTGTTTTATTATGATAATTCCCACCTTGCTAATACCTAGCATCAATATGAAACCTATGTGGCTATTATTGTCTATCGGATTTATTGGTATCGGTGAAATGTTAATATCACCAATAGGAATGTCTTTAACTAATAAATTGATGCCAAAGGCTTTTGGATCACAAATGATGGCTATTTCTTATCTTCCTTATGCTAGTGCTCAAGCTATTAATTCTCAAATATCAAAATATTATATGTTAAATCCTCATATGTATTTTATTATCCTTGGATGTATAGGAATGACAATGAGCTGTATATTCATATTATTTTTAAAAAAATTTAAAAAAATTTAAAAATAATATTGACTATTTATCTAAAATTAGATATCATATTATTTGTTGGTTGATATGAACTAACAGGCATAAATAATTTTAAAAATTTTAAAATTATTTATTGACAATATACGTTAATAAATGATATTATATATATTGTTGATTAATTGATATCTTTCGGAGGGGTAGCGAAGTCTGGCTAAACGCGGCGGACTGTAAATCCGCTCCTTCGGGTTCGGTGGTTCGAATCCACTCCCCTCCATATTATTGGGTTATAGCCAAGCGGTAAGGCATCGGGTTTTGATCCCGTGATGCGCTGGTTCGAATCCAGCTAGCCCAATATTTAATGACTAACTTGTAAAAGTTAGTCATTTTTTTTATGTTATAATAATATTATTATTTAATTTTGGAGTTGATTATTTATGAAGATTGGCTTTATTGGTGTAGGGTCGATGGCTAAGGCTATGATTAGAGGATTTATTAAATCTAATCAGGTTAAGCCACGAGATATTTTTGTTCATAGTAAACATGCTGAGAATTATAAAAATTTTTCTAAAGACTATGATTTAAATGCCATGGACTCTAATGAAGAAGTTATTGATTCTAGTGATTATATTATTTTAGCAATTAATCCTGATGATGTTATTGATGTATTAAAAAATGTAAGAGATTTGTTAGATAATAAAGTACTTATTTCTATTGTTTGGGATTATGATTTACAACGCCTGGAAGAACTTACTAATTATGATTTACCAATTATGCGTATGGTTCCTAATGTCAACGTTGAAGAGAATTCAGGAAGTATCGCTTATAATTACAATAATAATCTGCAAGATAATCAATTAAGCTCTACAATAAATACATTTAAACTCTTAGGTAAAATGATTAAAGTATCGGAAGATAAAATTAATATTGCTGGATCTTTAGTTGGATGTACACCAGCTTATGCTTATTTATTTGTTGAAGCCTTTAGTCAAATAGCTGTTAAATATGGCATTAATAAAAAAGATGCTAATGTAATGTTAACTCAAGCTGTAAAGGGTTCTATGGAAACAATTTCTAAAAGTTCTCTTAGCACTTCAGACCTAATTGATAATGTTTGTTCACCTGGTGGTAGTACCGTAAAAGGACTTTTAGCATTAAAGGAAAATGGCTTTGAAAATGCAATTATGAAATGTTTTGATGCTACCCAGGGTCGCCACTAGGAGGTTTATAATTTTAATGGTTTTACCAATTTATATTCAAATTCATAACAAAATTAGAAAAAAGGTTGAAGATGGTGTATGGAAACTAGGGGAAAAAATTCCTTCTGAAAGGGAACTTTCTGTTAATTTTAATGTTAGTAGAATGACATTACGTCAAGCTATTCAAACTTTAGTAGATGAAGGCATTTTAGAACAAAGAATGGGTTCAGGAACTTTTGTTACTAATGAAAAGATTCAAGAAAAAATGTCTGGAGTCACTAGTTTTACGGATATAATGTTAGCTCAAGGTAAGAAGCCTTCTAGTAAAACTATTTCGTATCACTCTTTGGAACCTTCATTAAGTGAAGTTGAAAAATTAAAAATTAATCAAAATGAAAAAGTTGTTAGAATGGAAAGAATTCGTTATGGCGATGGTTTACCCATTTGTTTTGAAATTGCAACTGTTCCAGAAAAAATTGTTCAAAACCTAAGTAAATATGACGTAACTAATTCTTTTTATGCATCTTTAGAAAAGAAACTAGGTTTAATTCCTAAAGTTTCTAATCAGACAGTTTCTGCAACATTGGCATCTGAAAAAATTTCTGATTATTTAGATATTAAAAAGGGTGATGCTATTTTATTAATGCGACAAACAACAGCATTACAAAATGGAGAACCTTTTGAGTATGTAAGAACTCAATACGTGGGAGAACGTTTTGAATTTTATTTAGATAGTAAAAAGAGTACTTTTGAATAATCATTCATAAGTACTCTTTTTATTTTGTCTT
Proteins encoded:
- a CDS encoding peptide MFS transporter, with product MKKKYKFLDETFNNQPNGLSTLISTETFERFTYYGTRATLLFYMYYSLKEGGIGLNLANAISIFSIFGSLVYLFSVLGGYVSDRLLGNYRTVSLGAILIIIGQLLLSLPLFKIPLLFISIIFLIFGTGLLKTTISSIVGNLYENKESMMDSGFTYYLSGVNLGALLAPMIIGFIGTHINFHLGFLVGAISMIIGFINYKANSYKYYNSKNMYPINPIEPNDLKNLFIRIIIGVFGITLITILMFEIGSFNINNIITMISIFILIVPILYFIFMFFSRKVNDIEKSNLSIYSFFFISATIFWIIEEQGPTIFAVIANLNSDNNFSLNKYILIIILFIIMSIFILLLRSRKNINKITIFFSIAFIFLSILIYCFKSIDIHIPSSWYQSLNPLFILIYTPLFAKLWSKFKCSAFLKYSIGLFFAGIGCFIMIIPTLLIPSINMKPMWLLLSIGFIGIGEMLISPIGMSLTNKLMPKAFGSQMMAISYLPYASAQAINSQISKYYMLNPHMYFIILGCIGMTMSCIFILFLKKFKKI
- the proC gene encoding pyrroline-5-carboxylate reductase, which gives rise to MKIGFIGVGSMAKAMIRGFIKSNQVKPRDIFVHSKHAENYKNFSKDYDLNAMDSNEEVIDSSDYIILAINPDDVIDVLKNVRDLLDNKVLISIVWDYDLQRLEELTNYDLPIMRMVPNVNVEENSGSIAYNYNNNLQDNQLSSTINTFKLLGKMIKVSEDKINIAGSLVGCTPAYAYLFVEAFSQIAVKYGINKKDANVMLTQAVKGSMETISKSSLSTSDLIDNVCSPGGSTVKGLLALKENGFENAIMKCFDATQGRH
- a CDS encoding GntR family transcriptional regulator, which produces MVLPIYIQIHNKIRKKVEDGVWKLGEKIPSERELSVNFNVSRMTLRQAIQTLVDEGILEQRMGSGTFVTNEKIQEKMSGVTSFTDIMLAQGKKPSSKTISYHSLEPSLSEVEKLKINQNEKVVRMERIRYGDGLPICFEIATVPEKIVQNLSKYDVTNSFYASLEKKLGLIPKVSNQTVSATLASEKISDYLDIKKGDAILLMRQTTALQNGEPFEYVRTQYVGERFEFYLDSKKSTFE